In Acetoanaerobium noterae, a single genomic region encodes these proteins:
- a CDS encoding GGDEF domain-containing protein: MSKKTELSADSVLSMPIEDLSSKFASSRYSSILDTIFETGQSRFLSGAVHGTFFQNAEFQPDYETKQNLQIEKVDEHTLLIQVEDLSGHYMKVKQMKKFIEHLEKENDEIKQLEEKSRRIAMHDTLTELPNRLSFLNNLELKLNELKNSKSKKNLAVFFIDLDDLKKINDTYGHKIGDEILKEFANRISLLMKNCYSDCFIARLAGDEFVLFSESDSGIEKFENQANLILEQIHPSFSIKNHIPLRIRASIGISIYPNDAVTVDELIDKADKALYRVKTSGKNGYEFYKQL; encoded by the coding sequence ATGAGTAAGAAGACTGAGCTCTCTGCCGACAGTGTGCTTAGCATGCCAATTGAAGACCTTTCCTCAAAATTCGCTTCTTCTAGATATAGTAGTATATTAGATACTATATTCGAAACGGGGCAGTCGCGATTTTTATCCGGTGCAGTTCATGGCACTTTTTTTCAGAATGCAGAATTTCAACCAGATTATGAAACAAAGCAGAATCTACAAATAGAAAAGGTAGATGAGCATACGCTTCTAATTCAGGTTGAAGATTTAAGCGGACACTATATGAAGGTAAAGCAAATGAAGAAATTTATAGAGCACTTGGAAAAGGAAAATGATGAGATTAAGCAGCTCGAGGAGAAATCTAGAAGGATTGCCATGCACGATACCCTTACTGAATTACCAAATCGATTAAGCTTTCTTAATAATCTTGAGCTTAAGCTAAACGAGCTTAAAAATAGTAAGTCTAAAAAAAATCTTGCAGTATTTTTCATAGATTTGGACGACCTTAAGAAAATTAATGATACCTATGGTCATAAAATAGGTGATGAAATATTAAAGGAATTTGCTAACAGAATATCTTTATTGATGAAAAACTGCTATTCAGATTGCTTTATCGCTAGATTGGCTGGCGATGAATTTGTTCTTTTTAGCGAATCAGATTCTGGTATAGAAAAGTTTGAAAATCAAGCAAATCTCATATTAGAACAAATTCATCCTTCTTTTAGCATAAAAAATCATATCCCACTGAGAATCAGAGCATCTATAGGGATTAGTATTTATCCTAATGATGCAGTGACTGTTGACGAGTTGATCGATAAGGCCGATAAAGCTCTTTACAGAGTAAAAACCTCAGGGAAAAATGGATATGAATTTTATAAACAATTATAA
- a CDS encoding chemotaxis protein CheX, translating into MINELQKDLLKEYINVFIGQAANMLSEMANQRVLLSVPEVEIVNMAEEEVLSHELFSHGHIVSSSMKFGNDFSGRAMLIFPAKKAKLLVDACMGMESEEIQDEEFHLIDTDFDVLKEISNVILNSVIGEFSNLLDTTVEFSIPDVELLFVSENEQKMYLKNDIYMLMLYTSFQLAEAEVEGVVIVALGMNSLNKLIDKINEILGEM; encoded by the coding sequence ATGATTAATGAACTTCAAAAAGACTTACTTAAAGAGTATATAAATGTTTTCATAGGTCAAGCCGCTAATATGCTTTCTGAAATGGCCAACCAAAGAGTACTTCTTTCAGTTCCTGAGGTTGAAATAGTGAATATGGCCGAAGAGGAAGTTTTATCTCATGAGCTCTTTTCTCATGGTCATATAGTTTCTTCTTCTATGAAGTTTGGTAATGATTTTTCAGGAAGAGCTATGCTCATTTTTCCTGCGAAAAAAGCCAAACTGCTAGTGGATGCCTGTATGGGTATGGAATCAGAAGAAATACAAGATGAAGAGTTTCATCTTATAGATACAGATTTTGACGTACTAAAAGAAATAAGCAATGTAATCTTAAACTCAGTCATTGGAGAGTTTAGTAATCTGTTAGACACTACTGTTGAATTTTCTATCCCAGATGTTGAACTACTTTTTGTTTCAGAAAACGAGCAGAAAATGTATTTAAAAAATGATATTTATATGCTTATGCTATATACTAGCTTCCAATTGGCAGAAGCAGAAGTTGAAGGCGTTGTTATAGTCGCCTTGGGAATGAATTCTTTAAATAAACTAATAGATAAAATTAATGAGATTCTAGGTGAGATGTAA
- the nhaC gene encoding Na+/H+ antiporter NhaC — MKEGKVKREATLFEALIPILVLIGVLVPSIMIYGESPHIPIVIAAMVAATVAILRLGYSWSELEDGVLKTINMGMQAILILMIIGMIIGTWILSGVVPTMIYYGLQILSPGIFLVATALICCVVSLATGSSWTTAGTVGIALLGVGQGMGMPAPVVAGAIISGAYFGDKMSPLSDTTNLAPAMAGSTLFDHIRHMAFTTGPSLLIALVLYGIMGAGYAGKELDTAQIQEILTTLSSSFNINFLLLVPPVLVIAMVVFKVPAIPGLIGGVVLGCVFAVLFQGADFGAILSASNDGFVSETGVALIDDLLSRGGMQGMMWTVSLILCALTFGGILESTGMLGVIAGNILKLAVNTGSLVLATVLSCFTVNLITGEQYLSIVIPGRMYKDAYAERGLAPVNLSRALEDSGTITSPLIPWNTCGAFMYGTLGVHPFAYAPYAFLNLINPFVSIFYGFTGITMIKMTEEEKAAYAASKLHA, encoded by the coding sequence ATGAAAGAAGGAAAGGTTAAACGAGAGGCCACGTTATTTGAAGCACTTATTCCTATATTAGTACTTATTGGCGTTTTGGTACCATCTATTATGATTTATGGAGAATCTCCACATATTCCAATAGTAATTGCTGCTATGGTTGCGGCTACAGTTGCTATTTTACGTTTGGGATATTCTTGGAGCGAGCTTGAGGACGGCGTACTTAAGACTATAAACATGGGTATGCAAGCTATTCTTATTCTTATGATTATCGGTATGATTATAGGAACGTGGATTCTAAGTGGTGTTGTTCCTACAATGATTTACTATGGATTACAAATCCTATCACCTGGTATTTTCCTTGTTGCAACTGCATTAATCTGTTGCGTTGTATCACTAGCTACTGGTTCTTCATGGACTACTGCTGGTACAGTAGGTATTGCTCTTCTAGGCGTAGGGCAAGGTATGGGAATGCCTGCTCCTGTAGTTGCTGGTGCTATCATCTCTGGAGCATACTTCGGAGACAAAATGTCACCTCTATCAGATACTACTAACCTAGCTCCTGCTATGGCTGGTTCTACATTATTTGATCATATTCGTCATATGGCATTTACTACTGGTCCATCTCTACTTATCGCTCTTGTACTTTACGGAATCATGGGTGCAGGATATGCTGGAAAAGAACTAGACACAGCACAAATTCAAGAAATTCTAACTACTTTATCTTCATCATTCAACATTAACTTTTTACTTCTTGTTCCACCAGTACTAGTTATAGCTATGGTTGTATTTAAAGTTCCAGCTATACCTGGACTTATAGGTGGAGTTGTACTTGGTTGTGTATTTGCTGTATTATTCCAAGGCGCAGATTTTGGAGCTATTCTTTCAGCATCAAACGACGGATTCGTATCAGAAACTGGAGTTGCTCTTATAGATGACCTACTAAGCCGTGGTGGTATGCAAGGTATGATGTGGACAGTTTCACTTATTCTTTGTGCTCTTACATTTGGTGGTATTCTAGAATCAACTGGTATGCTTGGCGTTATTGCTGGAAATATATTAAAGCTTGCTGTAAATACTGGTTCTCTTGTGCTTGCAACAGTTCTTTCTTGTTTCACAGTTAACTTAATAACTGGTGAGCAGTATCTTTCTATAGTTATTCCAGGAAGAATGTACAAAGATGCTTATGCCGAAAGAGGATTAGCACCTGTTAACCTTTCTAGAGCACTTGAGGACTCAGGAACGATTACATCTCCACTTATTCCATGGAATACGTGCGGTGCGTTTATGTATGGTACTTTAGGAGTTCATCCATTCGCTTACGCTCCATATGCATTCCTAAACTTAATAAATCCATTTGTATCTATATTCTATGGATTCACTGGAATTACTATGATTAAGATGACTGAAGAAGAAAAAGCTGCATATGCCGCTTCAAAACTTCACGCATAA
- a CDS encoding MGDG synthase family glycosyltransferase has translation MTRKVLILSASTGGGHNRAARAVQEEAEKLGLECKIVDSLKFVSKMVDTVISKGYETSALYTPKAYGGMYRISDTKVMRKGMDKNLLLKFITKRLWKLIQQEQPDYIVGTHPFPVMAVSKLKEYGYTVLPLYSIITDYTIHSAHIAKEVNAYIVADEYMKSLLEKEGVSSEIVYPYGIPIEKRFLDVIDASSTRKEFDLKDKFTLMLMGGSFGAGNIIDVLSDLLKIKDDIQIIIVCGRNSSLYSKVERYLQTNNKTKDILLLGFTDKMNALMSVSNCIVTKPGGLTTTECILKELPMIIPFFIPGQEKDNLDFLLNNGLAIRPTGTFPLDVVVKTLYDYPEKLERIKISMRMEKKEGSAEKIASLFK, from the coding sequence ATGACTAGAAAAGTATTGATTCTTTCAGCATCTACAGGTGGTGGTCACAACCGAGCTGCCAGAGCTGTCCAAGAAGAGGCGGAGAAGCTGGGTCTAGAGTGTAAAATAGTAGATTCGCTTAAGTTTGTCAGCAAAATGGTAGATACTGTTATTTCAAAAGGCTATGAGACATCTGCTCTTTACACTCCAAAAGCCTATGGGGGAATGTACAGAATATCAGATACAAAGGTTATGCGTAAGGGAATGGATAAAAATCTACTTCTTAAATTTATAACTAAAAGGCTTTGGAAGTTGATTCAGCAGGAGCAACCAGACTATATAGTGGGAACTCACCCTTTTCCTGTTATGGCTGTATCAAAATTAAAGGAGTATGGCTACACAGTGCTTCCACTTTACTCTATTATAACTGATTATACTATTCATAGTGCTCACATTGCAAAAGAAGTAAATGCATATATAGTAGCCGATGAATACATGAAATCTCTGCTTGAAAAAGAAGGTGTTTCTTCTGAAATAGTATATCCTTATGGAATACCTATAGAAAAAAGATTTCTAGACGTTATAGATGCTTCATCGACTCGAAAAGAGTTTGATTTGAAAGATAAGTTTACTCTTATGTTGATGGGAGGAAGCTTTGGCGCGGGAAATATAATAGATGTGCTTTCCGATTTGTTAAAAATAAAAGATGATATTCAGATTATAATTGTCTGCGGCAGAAACAGTAGCTTATACTCCAAGGTAGAACGTTATCTTCAGACAAACAATAAAACCAAGGACATTTTACTTTTGGGCTTCACAGACAAAATGAACGCTCTAATGTCAGTAAGCAACTGCATAGTCACTAAGCCTGGTGGTCTTACAACTACAGAATGCATACTCAAAGAGCTTCCTATGATAATACCTTTTTTTATACCTGGACAGGAAAAGGACAATCTGGATTTTCTGCTTAACAATGGCCTAGCAATTAGACCAACTGGAACCTTTCCTCTAGATGTAGTAGTAAAGACACTCTATGATTATCCCGAAAAGTTAGAGAGAATAAAGATTTCAATGAGAATGGAAAAAAAAGAAGGGTCTGCTGAAAAAATAGCTTCATTATTTAAGTAG
- a CDS encoding response regulator translates to MNIIIADDSSFVRTIINKIISTEFPDAQIKLCTNGKEAFDAYMDINPDWLITDLLMPEMSGQQLLSALNAEGKKGKYIVVSADVQKGTKEEVEGYGIVTFINKPLTPDKLQQLINLIRGE, encoded by the coding sequence ATGAACATAATAATTGCTGATGACTCTAGTTTTGTAAGAACTATAATAAACAAGATAATTTCAACTGAATTTCCAGATGCTCAAATAAAGCTATGTACAAATGGCAAGGAAGCTTTCGATGCTTATATGGATATTAATCCTGACTGGCTAATAACAGACCTCCTGATGCCAGAGATGTCTGGGCAGCAACTTTTAAGTGCTCTAAATGCTGAGGGTAAAAAGGGAAAGTATATAGTAGTTTCTGCAGATGTTCAAAAAGGTACAAAAGAAGAAGTGGAAGGATATGGAATTGTTACATTTATTAATAAACCGCTTACTCCCGATAAGCTTCAACAGCTTATTAATTTGATTAGGGGTGAATAG
- the pflB gene encoding formate C-acetyltransferase, whose amino-acid sequence MENWQGFNKGNWTEKVDVRNFIQLNYTPYTGDESFLADSTSKTKQLWNKAEAMIKEEIQTGKVDIDTDRFSSIAGYEPGYLDKNNELVVGYQTDAPLKRIVNPYGGYRMVHDSLEAYGFEMNKELESSFNAFRKTHNQGVFDAYTDEMKAARSVGLLTGLPDAYGRGRIIGDYRRVALYGIDFLKAEKIKDRQNLKGHACAATIQLREDLSEQIRALDDIKAMAAAYGYDISKPAKNAQEAVQFLYFGYLAAIKENNGAAMSLGRNTAFLDIYIERDMKAGILTEMQAQELMDQFVIKLRMVRHLRTPDYNDLFAGDPNWITESIGGMGEDNRTLVTKTAYRFLHTLTTLTPAPEPNMTVLWSENLPEAFKKYCSRMSIETGSIQYENDDIMKPIYGDDYAIACCVSAMRVGKEMQFFGARTNLGKALLYAINGGVDELKKAKNGRPIKLIEGINAITDDVLNYDEVKENLDKVMEYLAELYVDTMNTIHYMHDKYAYEKGQMALHDSKVHRYMAFGVAGISIVADSLSAIKYAKVKPIRDEHGIAIDFEIEGDFPKYGNDDDRVDQIAVDVVTKFSNELKKTPTYRDAEHTLSVLTITSNVVYGKKTGSTPDGRKAGEPFAPGANPMHGRDENGALASLNSVAKLPYCEVCQDGISNTFSIIPSALGKQESERINNLVGIMDGYFAQKAFHLNVNVLDRSLLIDAMENPDKYPTLTIRVSGYAVHFNRLTNEQKLEVINRTFHKSA is encoded by the coding sequence ATGGAAAATTGGCAAGGGTTTAACAAAGGAAATTGGACTGAAAAGGTAGATGTAAGAAACTTTATTCAGCTTAACTATACTCCATACACTGGAGATGAAAGCTTTTTAGCTGATTCAACATCAAAGACAAAGCAGCTTTGGAATAAAGCAGAAGCAATGATTAAAGAAGAAATACAAACAGGTAAAGTTGATATAGATACTGATAGATTCTCAAGTATAGCTGGATACGAGCCTGGATATCTCGATAAAAACAACGAGCTTGTAGTGGGATATCAAACTGATGCTCCTTTAAAAAGAATAGTAAATCCTTATGGTGGCTATAGAATGGTACATGATTCATTAGAGGCTTATGGCTTTGAAATGAATAAAGAGTTAGAAAGCTCATTCAATGCTTTTAGAAAAACACATAACCAAGGTGTATTTGATGCTTATACTGATGAAATGAAGGCTGCTAGAAGTGTTGGACTACTTACTGGACTTCCTGACGCTTATGGAAGAGGCCGTATCATAGGAGACTATAGAAGAGTAGCACTTTATGGAATAGATTTTCTAAAAGCAGAAAAAATCAAGGACAGACAAAATCTAAAAGGTCATGCCTGCGCTGCTACTATCCAGCTAAGAGAGGATCTTTCTGAGCAAATCAGAGCTCTAGATGATATCAAGGCTATGGCAGCAGCTTATGGCTACGATATTTCAAAACCTGCTAAAAATGCTCAGGAAGCAGTTCAGTTCTTATACTTTGGATATCTTGCAGCAATCAAAGAAAATAATGGAGCTGCTATGTCTCTAGGAAGAAACACAGCATTTTTAGATATCTATATAGAAAGAGATATGAAAGCTGGCATCTTAACAGAAATGCAGGCTCAAGAATTAATGGATCAATTTGTTATAAAGCTAAGAATGGTAAGACATCTACGTACTCCTGACTATAACGATTTATTTGCTGGAGATCCTAACTGGATAACAGAATCAATCGGCGGAATGGGAGAAGACAATAGAACTCTAGTTACTAAAACTGCTTACAGATTCCTTCATACTCTTACTACATTAACTCCTGCTCCAGAGCCAAATATGACAGTGCTTTGGTCAGAAAATCTTCCAGAAGCTTTCAAAAAATATTGCTCAAGAATGTCAATCGAAACAGGTTCTATTCAGTACGAAAACGACGATATCATGAAGCCTATCTATGGAGATGACTATGCAATAGCTTGCTGTGTGTCTGCCATGAGAGTAGGAAAAGAAATGCAGTTCTTTGGAGCTAGAACTAATCTAGGAAAAGCTCTTTTATATGCTATAAATGGTGGAGTAGATGAGCTTAAAAAAGCTAAAAACGGTCGTCCAATCAAGCTGATAGAAGGTATTAATGCAATTACAGACGATGTACTAAACTATGATGAAGTAAAAGAAAACCTAGATAAAGTAATGGAATACCTAGCCGAGCTTTATGTAGATACAATGAATACTATCCATTATATGCATGACAAATATGCTTATGAAAAAGGCCAAATGGCTCTTCATGACAGCAAGGTGCATAGATATATGGCCTTTGGCGTTGCTGGAATTTCAATAGTTGCTGACTCTTTAAGCGCTATCAAATACGCTAAAGTTAAGCCTATCAGAGATGAGCACGGAATTGCAATTGATTTCGAAATCGAAGGCGATTTCCCTAAATACGGAAATGACGATGATAGAGTAGACCAAATAGCTGTAGATGTAGTTACAAAATTCAGTAATGAGCTAAAGAAAACTCCAACCTACAGAGATGCTGAGCATACCTTATCAGTGCTTACTATAACTTCAAATGTAGTATACGGAAAGAAAACAGGTTCTACTCCAGACGGACGTAAAGCTGGAGAGCCATTTGCACCAGGAGCAAACCCAATGCACGGAAGAGATGAAAACGGGGCTCTTGCATCACTTAACTCTGTTGCAAAATTGCCTTACTGCGAAGTATGCCAAGATGGTATTTCAAATACTTTCTCAATCATCCCTTCAGCACTTGGAAAACAAGAATCTGAAAGAATAAACAACCTAGTTGGAATTATGGATGGATATTTTGCGCAAAAAGCCTTCCACTTAAATGTAAACGTACTAGACAGAAGCTTATTAATAGATGCTATGGAAAATCCAGACAAATACCCTACACTTACAATTCGTGTATCTGGATATGCCGTGCATTTTAACAGACTTACTAATGAGCAAAAGCTTGAGGTTATCAACAGAACTTTTCACAAGAGTGCTTAA
- a CDS encoding Crp/Fnr family transcriptional regulator, with amino-acid sequence MIGHCSIGNTPCEVCKGKACIKKTPLLSSLNRLEIEKISEGVVFKDYKAGETVFSIGEKADKLYIVCSGRMKIYKYLSDGHEQILYIYSPGDFIGAFNLLKEDEFEFSAEALEDMTISCLSKDTFDQIILKNPTITLKILEKSYERIKAAERLVERLSVSSADAKVAGLLLNLINDFGSKNEKGIMLNLSINREEMGSYAGISRETMTRKLKLFKELGYIDFIGNKKILILNEQALRDLL; translated from the coding sequence GTGATAGGCCATTGTTCTATTGGCAATACGCCATGCGAGGTATGCAAAGGCAAGGCATGTATCAAGAAAACTCCTTTGTTATCCAGTCTAAATAGACTCGAAATAGAAAAAATCTCTGAAGGAGTAGTTTTTAAAGATTATAAAGCTGGAGAAACAGTATTTTCTATAGGCGAAAAAGCTGATAAGCTATATATTGTATGCTCTGGAAGAATGAAAATTTACAAATATCTATCAGATGGACATGAACAGATTCTATATATATATTCTCCTGGTGATTTTATAGGGGCTTTTAACCTTTTAAAGGAAGACGAGTTTGAATTTAGTGCAGAGGCTCTAGAGGACATGACTATTAGCTGTCTATCAAAGGATACCTTTGATCAGATAATCTTAAAAAATCCTACTATTACTCTGAAGATACTGGAAAAATCCTATGAGAGAATTAAAGCTGCTGAAAGATTGGTTGAAAGACTTTCTGTTAGTAGTGCTGATGCAAAGGTAGCTGGACTATTATTAAATCTTATAAACGATTTTGGTTCTAAAAATGAAAAAGGCATAATGCTTAACCTTTCTATAAACAGAGAAGAAATGGGAAGCTATGCTGGAATATCAAGAGAAACTATGACTAGAAAGCTCAAGCTATTTAAGGAGTTAGGCTATATAGATTTCATAGGAAACAAAAAAATACTCATACTAAATGAACAAGCCCTAAGAGACCTACTATAA
- a CDS encoding metal-dependent hydrolase codes for MRLTYLGHSAFIINTDKHNIIIDPFVKDNPLCKLELSELPKIHYILVTHGHSDHLGDTVEIAKRHNSKVICNFEIAQYLDKYNIDYHAMHIGGRVALDFGKVKMTPAIHGSSITESTHIIYAGVACGFLIEIDGVKLYHAGDTALTYDMKLLEREAIDYAMLPIGGNFTMDLEDSLHALELIRPKKAIPMHYNTFNLIKEDPNKFKSPLCEVVIMNPNETLDI; via the coding sequence ATGAGACTAACATATTTAGGTCATTCTGCCTTTATTATTAACACTGATAAGCACAACATAATAATAGATCCTTTTGTAAAGGACAATCCTTTGTGCAAGTTAGAGCTTTCAGAGCTTCCTAAAATTCATTACATTCTAGTTACTCATGGTCATTCTGATCATCTCGGTGATACTGTAGAAATTGCAAAGCGTCACAATAGCAAGGTTATTTGTAATTTTGAAATAGCTCAGTATCTAGATAAATACAATATAGACTATCACGCTATGCATATCGGAGGAAGAGTAGCTTTAGATTTTGGAAAAGTAAAAATGACACCAGCTATTCATGGCTCATCAATAACCGAAAGCACTCATATAATCTACGCTGGCGTTGCCTGCGGATTTCTAATTGAGATTGACGGTGTTAAGCTTTACCATGCTGGTGATACAGCTTTAACCTATGATATGAAGCTCCTAGAAAGAGAAGCCATAGACTATGCTATGCTTCCAATAGGAGGGAACTTCACTATGGACTTAGAGGATTCTCTTCACGCCTTAGAACTAATTCGTCCTAAAAAAGCAATTCCAATGCATTACAATACATTTAACCTTATAAAAGAAGATCCTAATAAGTTTAAAAGTCCTTTATGCGAAGTAGTGATTATGAACCCTAACGAGACCTTAGATATCTAA
- a CDS encoding AI-2E family transporter translates to MLFKKDNLNIFFILLVAFLMYKIVDNHKYFLGQLAVLWAILSPFFWAFATAYILNPLMVALEKLDNRITRPISLIIVYILFVGILTLAITIVTPVIVKNITEIIERLPSYIEATEKWISRQVLDYDLLEQLGINTYIFNNLDSIFNGAVDFLNLTLTGVVASIIGITSGVAKMLLGLVISVYLLADKEKFIRGIKKNLYAFLGRENADKTIDFGNEVNSIFTNFFVGKLIDSTIIGILCFIGLSLLKVRFALLLSIVVGIFNMIPYFGPFIGAVPAIVITLFYSPIQALWVTLFIFGLQQFDGIILGPKILGDKVGVSPFYIILAIMIGGGFFGPMGMLMGVPVLKSVFVLWDKILVNLLKKKNIEAV, encoded by the coding sequence TTGCTTTTTAAGAAAGATAACTTAAATATATTTTTCATCTTGCTGGTCGCTTTTTTAATGTACAAGATAGTAGACAATCATAAGTATTTCTTGGGTCAACTCGCTGTACTTTGGGCTATATTGTCGCCTTTTTTCTGGGCATTTGCTACAGCCTATATCTTAAATCCCTTGATGGTAGCGCTTGAAAAATTGGATAATCGAATAACAAGACCGATTTCCTTAATCATAGTTTATATCCTTTTTGTTGGGATACTTACTTTAGCAATTACCATAGTTACACCTGTCATTGTGAAAAATATTACTGAAATAATCGAAAGGCTTCCCAGCTATATTGAAGCTACTGAAAAGTGGATAAGTAGGCAGGTCCTTGACTACGATTTACTTGAGCAGCTTGGCATAAATACCTATATTTTTAATAACTTAGATTCCATATTTAATGGAGCCGTTGATTTTTTAAATTTAACTCTTACAGGAGTAGTGGCTAGCATTATAGGAATTACGTCTGGAGTTGCAAAGATGCTACTTGGCTTAGTGATTTCTGTATATCTGCTAGCTGACAAGGAAAAGTTTATAAGAGGAATAAAGAAAAATCTCTATGCTTTTTTAGGAAGAGAAAATGCAGATAAGACTATTGATTTTGGAAATGAAGTAAACAGTATTTTTACTAATTTCTTTGTAGGAAAGCTTATTGATTCTACGATAATAGGAATCTTATGCTTCATTGGTTTATCATTACTAAAAGTAAGATTTGCATTACTTCTTAGTATAGTTGTTGGAATCTTTAATATGATACCTTATTTCGGACCTTTTATTGGAGCAGTTCCAGCAATTGTGATAACACTGTTTTATAGTCCAATCCAAGCACTTTGGGTAACACTATTTATATTCGGCCTTCAGCAGTTTGATGGAATAATACTAGGACCTAAAATATTGGGAGATAAAGTTGGAGTTTCGCCGTTTTATATTATTTTAGCCATTATGATAGGCGGAGGTTTTTTCGGACCTATGGGTATGCTTATGGGAGTTCCAGTGCTGAAATCCGTCTTTGTGCTTTGGGATAAAATTTTAGTCAACCTACTCAAAAAGAAGAATATAGAAGCAGTTTAA
- the pflA gene encoding pyruvate formate-lyase-activating protein, translated as MQGRLHSIETMGLVDGPGIRTIFFLQGCPLRCAYCHNPDSQNMFSQKHISPEEVLKTASKYKTYYNRTGGGVTFSGGEPLLQGEFLVETLKLLKENGFNTAIDTSGYGDSKYYDEILKYTDVVLLDIKHFDSPGYKALTGKSMNGFYEFASKLDSFKGKVWIRHVMVPGLTDNEAAINKLFHEIAPLAHIIEKIEVLPYHKMGLEKYEQLGMTYTMTDVEEMNEDKAKYYENLLNSMLLEEKEEVLARKNII; from the coding sequence ATGCAGGGCAGACTACATTCAATAGAAACTATGGGGCTAGTAGATGGCCCCGGCATTAGAACAATATTTTTTCTGCAAGGCTGTCCTCTTCGCTGTGCCTATTGTCACAATCCAGACAGCCAGAACATGTTTTCTCAAAAACATATATCTCCTGAAGAAGTACTAAAAACCGCTTCAAAATATAAAACCTACTACAACAGAACTGGCGGTGGCGTAACCTTTTCTGGTGGAGAGCCTCTGCTTCAAGGTGAATTTTTAGTAGAAACCTTAAAGCTTTTAAAGGAAAATGGCTTTAATACAGCTATAGATACTAGTGGTTATGGAGATTCAAAATATTACGATGAGATATTAAAATACACTGATGTGGTTCTACTTGATATCAAGCATTTTGACTCTCCTGGCTATAAAGCCCTAACTGGCAAATCTATGAATGGTTTTTATGAGTTTGCTTCTAAGCTAGACAGTTTTAAAGGAAAGGTATGGATTCGCCATGTAATGGTTCCTGGCCTAACAGATAACGAAGCTGCTATAAATAAATTATTTCATGAAATTGCCCCTTTAGCTCATATCATAGAAAAAATAGAAGTTCTTCCCTATCATAAAATGGGACTCGAAAAATATGAACAGCTTGGAATGACTTATACAATGACTGACGTAGAAGAGATGAACGAAGACAAAGCTAAATACTATGAGAATCTTTTAAATAGTATGTTACTTGAAGAAAAAGAAGAAGTCCTTGCCCGCAAAAATATTATTTAG